The following proteins come from a genomic window of Synechococcus sp. NB0720_010:
- the nadA gene encoding quinolinate synthase NadA produces the protein MVFAAAQNTASGCPAHRDLPEAIAALKRQRNAVILAHFYQEPEIQDIADFIGDSLELSRKAAATDAEVIVFCGVHFMAEVAKILSPQKTVLLPDLEAGCTLADACPADGFAQFRAEHPDHLVVSYINCSAAVKAQSDLICTSSNAVDLVNQLPADQPILFAPDQNLGRWVQSQSGRELTLWPGSCIVHETFSEQGLLQLKLDHPKAEVLAHPECQQHLLDHADFIGSTSALLRRSEASAAQEFIVLTEPGILHQMRKAVPGKAFFEVPGADGCSCNACPYMRLNTLEKLWQCLESMEPRIEMDEAMRLRALAPIQKMLEMSR, from the coding sequence TTGGTTTTCGCGGCAGCCCAGAACACCGCCTCCGGTTGCCCTGCTCACCGGGATCTACCGGAGGCCATTGCCGCCTTGAAACGGCAACGCAATGCCGTGATCCTGGCCCACTTCTACCAAGAGCCAGAGATTCAGGACATCGCCGACTTCATTGGCGATTCGCTTGAGCTCTCCCGCAAGGCAGCGGCCACCGACGCCGAGGTGATCGTCTTCTGCGGGGTGCACTTCATGGCCGAAGTCGCCAAGATCCTCAGCCCCCAGAAGACCGTGCTGCTGCCGGATCTGGAGGCGGGCTGCACCCTGGCGGATGCCTGCCCAGCCGATGGCTTTGCCCAGTTTCGGGCCGAGCATCCCGACCACCTGGTGGTCAGCTACATCAACTGTTCGGCCGCGGTCAAAGCCCAGAGCGACCTGATCTGCACCAGCAGCAATGCCGTCGATCTGGTGAATCAGCTCCCCGCTGATCAACCGATCCTGTTTGCGCCGGACCAAAACCTGGGGCGCTGGGTCCAGAGCCAGAGCGGCCGGGAACTCACCCTCTGGCCCGGCAGCTGCATCGTTCACGAAACCTTCAGCGAGCAGGGCCTGCTGCAACTGAAACTGGATCACCCCAAGGCAGAGGTGCTGGCCCATCCGGAGTGCCAGCAGCACCTCCTGGACCACGCCGACTTCATCGGCTCCACCAGTGCCCTGCTACGGCGTTCCGAAGCCAGTGCAGCCCAGGAGTTCATCGTCCTGACGGAACCAGGAATCCTGCATCAAATGCGCAAGGCCGTTCCAGGCAAGGCGTTCTTTGAGGTCCCCGGCGCCGATGGGTGCAGCTGCAACGCCTGCCCCTACATGCGTCTGAACACGCTTGAGAAGCTCTGGCAATGCCTGGAGTCGATGGAGCCGCGCATCGAGATGGATGAAGCGATGCGCCTGCGGGCCCTCGCACCGATTCAAAAAATGCTCGAGATGAGCCGCTAA